ACATACCCATTATCATCTGTTTTTAATATTCAAATTAAGCCTTTAAAGTGCGGGCCAAAGAGTGGTTCCAGAGTCCAGATCAATGGCCTCCTCGCATTCCACTCAAGTAACCGTACTTCACCCGTGGCTTCTACACATACATCCCACCCTATGATTCTTGTGAATGGGAACTTTTTGTGGGCGGCCACACAACTCTCCACGGCTTTGGCAAAACCGGGAATTTTCATCCCCTGATAGGTAAAACCATGTTCGGGATGTTTCGCTTCTGTAATAAGTCCCATTCCTCGGTAGGCATCAGAACAGATGTAACCGGAAGAGTCAATATTTGCATATAAACCTCCCGAACTGGTATTATCCACTCTTGATTCACCCCGCCCAAACCTTATATAAGTCAAAACAGGTTTCAAAGGGCCCTCATCTGTCCTGAAAGTGATAATCCTGATCGTGTTTACAGAATTGCCCGAAAATAGTGCCATCTCTTCATGCTGTTTAATGGCCGGCTGTATAACAAAGTTAGAGTTTACATCCAATAGATCCGTGTTAAATTCATCTGTGGACACAAATTGTGTATCGTGCCCGCCCCGGCCTCCATCGGTTTTTATGACAACTTCATGTCCGTAATCCTTTAATCTTTCAGATAAATGATCTTTAGAAAGCGGTTCATAGTCAGAATTGTACCACTGCCCTGAAATTTTTACCGCAATCGGCTTTACCGCGAAATCACCGAACAGCTGATAATCAAAGGTTTTGTACAAACTTACTTCACTTAATTGATTCCATTTGGGAAGCAAACGAAACCGATAGTAGTCAATCGGTAACCACCCTTCCAAAAACTCCCCTCTCATTTCTGTATAATATGCCAGCCACGGCCAGTAGTCGGGTGTTCCAAATTGGCTTGATGAGTATTCCTTTATTCTTTTCTTTAATTTAGTATTTATAATTTGTTTTCCATTGCGAAACTTCACAACCTCGCTCCGAAGGTGGTTTGCATTAACCCTTGAAATCTTATGGCTTAATGTATTCTGAACCCCTGTACAAACTGAGCCGATAGAAATTTTTACTCTGCTAATCGATCTCGCTAAAAAATCGTATCTATCCATGTCTATTTTCTTGACCAATGTCGTTCTATGCAATATTGCTTTACCTCATCCATAAACTCTCCGAAAAAAGGCTGGCCCGGATACTGTGAAAACCGGATACTGTGCCCTTTGGTGTTGATCTCAATAATCCTCCATGATCCGCTGCTATCGTAGCAGAGGTCAAGGCCAACCACTCGGAGCTGGAACATTTTGGATCCGACTTCCAATGCAAGGTTTTTCAATTTTTTAAATTCAGGCAGTGCCTGGTCGAAAGCCAGACCCGTAACGGGATGAGTTTTAAATTTTTGCCCGTACCGGTCGAGCGCGTATCCGTGTAGCCTCCCATTCTCCCTGACAAGGGAGATCAGCCCCCCGGAGGCCACGTTGTCCAGCGCACCCCCGTTACCCATTCGCTGTGCAATATTCACAATATGTGTCTTATTATCGATTACAGACTTATATAGATAGACCCGTACCGTGTTGAGACTCGGGGGGTGTAATCTGCTTTGGATTTCGTTCTGCGTAATCCTTTCCTGCACCACAAAGTTTTTTTTCTCTTTAATTTTAGTGAGCAGCTCTTCACTGTTCTCAACAAAGTGTATGGCATTCCCGCCCCAGGAGTCCATATTCGGCTTCAGAATAGCCGGGTAGTGAAACTGCTCCGCCAGCTCTTTTAGATTTTCCGGTTTCACGCTGTTGTAGTTTGTATCCAGAAGCTCTCCGTCAATGTTGTGAAGGTAATCTTTGGGAAAAATCCCTTCTGAAAACCAACGGTTATAGAGGCTCTTGTTCCCCAAATAGTGCGCTTCGGGTATCCTGTTCAGGCTTGGCTCTATATCGGCCTGAAAGATCTCTTCCGGAATAATTTTGGGATCGGCGTCACCAGAAATCGCCTCGCAGATTCGCAGCGTATCAGGCCTGAAGGTGGATTGGAAATCCGACCAGTATTCCCGGTGAGCCTTCTCTTTTACTTTTGTTGCTTCTTCTCTATACTCCGGGTGTTTGTCAAACACAATACCATGTCTCTTTTTCCACGCTTTTTTTGCTCCTCTGCTTCTTGTGCTGTAGTTAAAAGCACTTTTAACATGCTCTTTCAACGACATGTTTCCGGATAGTATTCTCTTAATCATCTTCACCCGTTATCAATCGACCAATATGTACCGATGTCATAAATTCAACCTCCGGCCATGTTTTCAATATCCCTTCAAGCACCTCTTGTAACATCTTCAAAGATCGGTCCCTGTTTTTGGGGTCAAGATATCCAACATAATTAATCCGATGGCTGCAGATTACAGCCGGCTTAT
This portion of the Rhodohalobacter barkolensis genome encodes:
- a CDS encoding sugar-transfer associated ATP-grasp domain-containing protein, whose amino-acid sequence is MDRYDFLARSISRVKISIGSVCTGVQNTLSHKISRVNANHLRSEVVKFRNGKQIINTKLKKRIKEYSSSQFGTPDYWPWLAYYTEMRGEFLEGWLPIDYYRFRLLPKWNQLSEVSLYKTFDYQLFGDFAVKPIAVKISGQWYNSDYEPLSKDHLSERLKDYGHEVVIKTDGGRGGHDTQFVSTDEFNTDLLDVNSNFVIQPAIKQHEEMALFSGNSVNTIRIITFRTDEGPLKPVLTYIRFGRGESRVDNTSSGGLYANIDSSGYICSDAYRGMGLITEAKHPEHGFTYQGMKIPGFAKAVESCVAAHKKFPFTRIIGWDVCVEATGEVRLLEWNARRPLIWTLEPLFGPHFKGLI
- a CDS encoding sugar-transfer associated ATP-grasp domain-containing protein, encoding MIKRILSGNMSLKEHVKSAFNYSTRSRGAKKAWKKRHGIVFDKHPEYREEATKVKEKAHREYWSDFQSTFRPDTLRICEAISGDADPKIIPEEIFQADIEPSLNRIPEAHYLGNKSLYNRWFSEGIFPKDYLHNIDGELLDTNYNSVKPENLKELAEQFHYPAILKPNMDSWGGNAIHFVENSEELLTKIKEKKNFVVQERITQNEIQSRLHPPSLNTVRVYLYKSVIDNKTHIVNIAQRMGNGGALDNVASGGLISLVRENGRLHGYALDRYGQKFKTHPVTGLAFDQALPEFKKLKNLALEVGSKMFQLRVVGLDLCYDSSGSWRIIEINTKGHSIRFSQYPGQPFFGEFMDEVKQYCIERHWSRK